The genomic stretch TACAACAATACAGAGAGAAAATTCCAGATACAACATTCCTACAGTCTAGTCCCTCCCAGTGCactgaggcagcagcacctgcagtgaCACCTTGCTCCAGACACCTGACAGAATTTACCCCCATTTGGGAAAACACCATATGCAGTGCTAGTTGGGTACTATCAGTCAGGCAATTACACCTGCGTTGGTCTCAAATCATTTTGAAACAAGACCAGGAATTGTGGATTTCCTTTGACTGGCATGAATCCCTATAGTGGCAGCTGACACATCAACAGCAGTGTATTTGCTACTGGTCATTTTCAGCAGAAACATCAACCTGAACAACACATTCCTTGCCACTAACACTCAGCTATTACCAGAGGGAGTGAACCCGACTTTAAGCCATAGTAACTGCAAGCTGTCAGCATCtatggatttttaaatataGTATTATCtatgttacaaaaaaaaattcaagtgcAAGAAAGAGCTGTCCCTGATTTAACTATAATTAATTATTGTCTCATGAACTACCCCATTTACTCACAACTGCCATAAAGtaggtttggggctttttttttttccaccagctGGTAAAAACCTACAGCAACCTTCCTAAAACACACCACATTGCAGTACAATCACTGGTTTATTATTCACAACTTCATACTCAACTTCTAGTGACTCCATCCCTACAAAAATCTCTCTCTGCATTgcttttttaagctttttaaaGGGTGCTGCCTCTGACCTGTGCCATTAAATTCCACCAAAATGCTGTTGTTACTTTCAGGATGGTCTTTCCTGTGACAGGCAGTTACAGTTTTGCTCAAAAACTACATTCCTATCAAGGCCTCCTCCTCCAAGTTTAGTTACACTTATGTGGCAATTTTTTATCATGTTTTAATTGATGATGGACTGATTTTCAGCAGAGTAAGGAGGACACTTGCTTTGATTTTCATTATTCAATAAAAGTAAGTGTCCTATAGGCAACAAGCTGCTGGAGATGTAGGTCAATACACTACACTAGTAATCCCAAGCAAAGTCACAAGCCATTTGAAGAACTCTTGTGGGAATTTATATGCAATTTAGTGCTGTTTACTGGCAACATACCCCAACCCAGTAAAtcccaaaatatttcaatatattCCTTCACCTTTAACGAGTAACTTATCCCGGACAGACACTCTCCGAGTGGAGTCAGACGCTGGGTTGGATGCACGGGGGCCTCTGACACCATCATCCCGCTTCAGCTTGCTGGCCAGAGTTAGCATTACTGCTGCTTCCCACCTGGAACACAACGCGACAGCACGGACAGTCACCAAAAGCCCCCGGCGAGGGGGGAGGAGCAAAACAAGTCACGGTTTGTTTGTTGAACAAGGAGTGAAGTACCATCATCAACACAGAACTGCTGCACACGGGTAACAGGGCTGTGACTGAAGGTGAGGAATGAGCTTGTTTGGGCAGTGAATACTGAGGGAGTTTCAGTGCATTATGCCAAGaggaaattcagttttctgGAGAAAGGTCAGGCTGACAACATTCACAGCCGCCTCTTGGCtggccaaaagaaaaaaaataaataaaaacgaGAAAGGGGAGGGATTACTGGAACAACTCTCAAACACTAGGAAGTGAGCTTTGGGACAGCTCCCATGGCACAGGAGAGGGACTGAAGCTGCGAACAGTGCAATTATCTACACAGCTGCACAGCGAGAACTCCTCACAGGGCAAAAACCCTACACACAGAGGCTGAAATGGAAAGACACTTTTGCTGTGCCAGCCGTCCACTCTAGAAGATAACTGCACAGATAAATTAATTACAGTAAAAGGTGGTCAGAATGCCAAAGTCATGAAGCCAAAACATCGAGTCTGCCATAGCTTAATACGTTTTGACACTACTCCCAGTTGAAGGCAACTCCTCCTTCTATTAACATTGCCTAAAACCAACACAATGCTGACAAAATCCAAACCCTTCAGGCCCCCAGCCACTAAAATGGTAGGAGAAATGATTATTCTTTTAGTCATATCAATTAATTCAACCAAataaagggggggaaaaaatgcaaaaagccaGGGTATAATCTTTACTTGGATGTTGAGAAGAACTTAACAGAAAAGTGAgcaacaaagaaaggaaaacatttatttcacaaGAGTCCCTAACAGTAGGAAACTCTGGTGAGATTTACAACAAGGTCAAGCTCCCTGAAGCTGGCAAGTAATGCGTGTGTCAGCTTCAAGATGTATGTTTAAACACAAAAGTAAAGTTCAGGGTAAATGTAAAATCCAGCTCGCTCAACTGAAACAAACCGTAGGTTTTAtcccagagaaagaaagaataagcAGAACAAAACAGTCCGTTTttccctggagaaggaaaaaacgacagctgctttaaaaaaaaaaaaaaaaaaaaaaggaagaggggagTAGGGGGTCTGAAAAGTAATGAACGCGAccataaatgcaaaaaaaaaaaaaaagagagagaaaaaaaacccctgtaaaCCGCACACCAGCTCTCCCGTCAAGAAAAGCCCCACCTTTTAGGTGCTCATTCTAAATAAATTCAACTTCGGTGGGCACTAAATGCCTAGACACCTTTACAGCTTATCCTAAAAAACCAGGAAACCCAAGACAAGCGTgaccagcctggaaaagaaattataggCTTCGGCTATATCCCAAACTCTAATGGAACACAGCAAGAAAGCACCAAATCGCAGGTAAAGCTTTATCAGAGAGATAGAGAAGCAAGGGAGAGGTGCTGCGCTTATTTCTACGGAAGGGAGCAAGAGTCCCGGAATTCTCCCGCTCCTCCGGGAGGGGAGATAGCGGGGGCCAGAGAAGCCCCTCTGCAAGGCAAGGGGATCGCGGGGAAGTGGGGCCGGGGACCCCACCGGGAGCCGAGGCCTGGCGGGTCGGCAGATGTGGAGACACCGGGAGCGGCCAGGCCCGAGCCGGGGACTGAGGGAAGGGAGCCAGTCCGGACGTACCTGAGCGGGGCGTCAGGGCCCGGCTGCCGCGGCCAACACCATCCCCGGCGCCGGCCTGGGGGAGCGGCGGTGGCggctcctccttccttctccttcctcctcttcctcctccctcagcGGGGATCTCGCGAGAGTCCAGGCGGGGCCGGGAAGTGTCCCCGCTGGGCTCTCGCGAGAGTTTGGCGCGGTGGCGGGGAGGGCGTTTGCCGCCGGGAGGGCGGCGCCATGTTGGGGCTGGCCCTGAGGGGCCCCCCTCAGGCAACGCCGCCATATTGGGGCGCTCCGTCAGCAGCAGCGGGGTCTTGCAGAGCCTGAGGGAAATTGATGTCGTTTGAGTCATCTGTCCCCAGGCCTAATTTTCGCACCTTTTGTAAACGGAATcgcagaatcattaaggttaggaaagacctctgagatcaccgagtccaacctTTGCCGGATTTCCAACGTGTCAACCAGACTACGGCACCGAGTGCCGCATCCAGCCGTTCCTTAAACACCTTCGGGGATGGTGAGCCCACTACATTCCTGGCCAGCCATTCCCAATAAATTCCATTCTTTTACTGTCTCCTGACACTGCTATGGAAATGGGGGTGATTCAGCTGCAATATAAATTACGCTTGAGTCTATGGCAAATAGCAATACACCAAGAGGGAGGCAAAAAAACAATTGCCAGGGTGATTTCAGCTTAACCAGGCTGCAGCGTTTGCCTTAGTGCCTGCTTAAATTAATCAACTCTTTCGTACATTCCAGCAGCAGATGAGTGGAGGACTAGTGAATCAGACAGAATAGTCAATATTAATAATCAATATGTCACTAATATCAATATGCAATAGTCAATCAGATGAAATAATTAGTCAGTCATATGGAAGCACAAGTCCATCAGATGGAATCTCTGTAAAAAATGATTGTGTGTGCGTTTAGTAGTGGAGGGTGAATACTGAGGTGTCATAACTAGACTAACcaaaaacttcagaaattttCACAATTATGTAGTATCAGCCCTCCCATCCGTAAAATAGGTGCATAAACTTAAGTTCTTCCATTTGGTAGCTTCCACTAAATAAGGGAACCGAAACTTAGCCATTAGAGCAGCATTCAGGTTAGAAGGTGTGATAAGGCAAAGCCGGAGACCTGACACAAGGGAAGTTTGGCAGACAGCTACTGAAATACTCACTGCATCCTAAGCATTCACTGCAGTGATCCCACTACCCCTTCCCCAAAAAGAAATTGGAATTTAGCTTACTGGAATCTAGTTAAACCAGCACGGAACTGCTGCTTAGAGCCTTTTTGTCCCTCCTCAGGCTTTTCTCTCCAGATCCATGTATTGCTTGGataacacagcacagcaggtttGGACAGAAATGTTCTGAAAACAAGCTCCCCCCACAGATGTTGGCTGTACACAGGTTCCAGAGGGGGATTTCTTGCAAGCCTTCGAAAGCGATGGGTGAaactgggagcagggccaggaggtgGGGTCCCAGAGCAGGCAGTGATGGCATCTGCCCGTTCCTGGGAGCCCAAAGTCACAGAGGCAAagcgttcctgcagcctgcttTTTTGAGAGATGAGCTGCGCCTCCTAACCAAACCCCGGCATCCATCGGGAATTCCAAACACGCCTCCGCGGGTTTCCCTGCCCTTGGGCGATACTCGCCCAAGGGCGTTTCCCTCTGGACGGGTTTTCATTGCCTcggctgctgctcctgacatTAGATGGCAGCACATGGTTAGCACCTGGGGCATAGCCAAGCGACAGAATCTATTAAAGccctccaaaaaacccaacatccaggctttttctcctctccccagaTTAAACGCAATGAGGTTCCTTTCGGGCAATGTCCTTGGCAAGGATGTGCAGGCGATACCTGTGCTGTGGTATTGCAGAAAGGCATAGTAAAAACATGTGATGGCAGCTTACCTGCTTACGGTAGCTACTTTAGTTTTCACACTAAATAGCACGTAAGAAAATAGTTTACACAGGCAAGTATGCATAATATAGTCTTTAATAAATAGCAGGTAAAAAAATAGAtttccttaaaaacattttgagaaccagaaaagcaaaggcatCCTATAAATACGCATTTTCACGTTTTTTCAGGAAGGGCATTACTTTGCCTTCTCCCGAGCCAATAATTTAAAAgactaagaaaaataataaaaaaaaaagtttccggAGTTCGCATAAGTGAGGGAAAGGGTCCAATAGGAGGTACAGCGCAGGCGTTTCTCCCGGCCCTCCCGTGGGGGCGGTGCCGTGGGCTGGCATTCAGGGCACTTCAGCACTTGTCCTGGAGGGCCGCGCACCGCAGGTTGTCCAGCACTTGTAGGGCGTGCAGGATGGTGGTGGCCCTCAGGCACGCCGTGCTCTCGGTGCTCTCGGTGCTGTCCTGCGGCGGGGAGAAAGGGCGGCTCAGCACTGAAGTGGGGCTGCAGCGGGCCCCGCAGCCGTGCGCTCGCTGACACGCCGGGAGCCGTCACCCCGCTGGCCTGACTTACCGCCCGCATGGCCGCTTGCAGCTTGTGCAGCCAGTGCCTCAGTCTGCCCGAGGGCTGATGCGAAGGATCCACCTGCAAGGAGAGCGGCTGGCTAAGGAGCAGCCCCGCGGCGCGGCCGCCAGCACCGGGGCCGCTGAGCTGGCCCGGGGCAGGGCTTTGGGGGAGGCACTCACACAGCCCCGCACATCCTCCCGCGCCTGGGTGAAGAAGTCCAGGGGCCGCCGGCGCACCTCGGCGAAGCTGGGCACAGCGGGGAGCTCCAGCATGGCGGTGGTGAGGTTCAGCTCGGCCGCCACCAGCACCACTCGGTCGGACATCTGTGGGCGGGAGTGTCCTGGTTAGGGACCCGAAGCACCAGGGCTGGCAGATGGGGGTCTCGAGGACCTGCCCGGGGGTTCGGGGGACCGGCTGACAGGAGAGGTGTGCCCCCTTCTTACAGCATCACTTCACACGTACCGGCAGGTCTACTGCATTCCATTTCCGGTGGAAGAGCCTGGTGTTGCATTTGTGGTTGTTCACCTGCAGGCATAAACCAAGAAAGAGACTGAAAAACTCGCATCGTGACTTCTGGCAATGTTGTACAACCCTGGCCAGCTTTGACGGGTTTGAAACCAGGACAAAATTTGGCCCAGCATTCTTCATGTCCCCAGACACCCTTGGAAAACATCTTACTCATCCCCaaactgctgcagaaaacatGCACCTTGTCACTCAGGTCTTGAATTCAGCATCCCCTCTCCCTTGCCCCCCGccaccccactgtcccctgTTGCCAGCATTACTCACAAACTCTTTTCTCATCTTGTCCACAGCCTTCTGTTCCTCGGGTGCAATGTTCTGGTACTTGGACAGCCTGCAGCCCTTCCTCAGGGTGTCATGGGGAAAGGCAGCCCCCAGGCTgacccccagcaccagcacgAGCAGTGGGGTGAGGCTGAGGCACAACATTTTGTCAAGGAGAGCTTGACAGTCAGCGATGGATTACGATGGGTGAGGAGGCTGCGGTGCCAGATGCCAGAGAGGATGAACCGGAGGACTCCAGGCAGGATTCGCTAAATTTCTGATGCAGAGGTGCCTGACAGGTGCCACGGGTGGCTTGTTCAGACGTGGAGCTGCTTCACCTTGCTCACTGTGGCTGCCTTGCTGCTCCATCTCCAGCTTTTTATTCCTGCCTGGTGCTTTCATATTCATAGGAAAACCCAGCGCTGGTAGAGCtggaaacaagaaaatgaaagtggTGGAGGGAATCTCCGCTCTGTTacctgcactgctgcctccagccctgctgcctgctccgCCTCCGCCTGGGATGCTGGGGGATGCTCGGGCTGCTTCCAGCACACACACCCTgcgagggggctggggggacgCTGCTGTCAGGCTGAGTGGCTGACAAATGGGGGGGACACCAGCATGACCCAGCCCCACCCCACGCTGAAAGCTGCAGGagacacctggggacagcaggtTCCGGGGGGACAGGAGGCCTTTGGTGCCTCCTGAGCGGCAGCAGGAGttcatgcctcagtttccccgtGGGAAAGGCCATGTTGGGGAGGGGGCACTGCACAGTCCAGGCTGCAGGCATGAGCTTTATGTCTGTGTTATCCTGAGGAACTAGGCTCACcaccaaagcagggaaaaaggTGAAAGCAGAAGCACTTCCACCTGAAGTTTTCCTGGTGGGACACACAGTTGTGGAGGGAGATGTGGATGAGCAAGGCTGCCACCCTACAAGCcgctggagctggctggggtTTCCTccctgtttagcctggagacaCAGACAGGGTGTATTGACATCCGTCTGCTGACAGAATGGTTCGGCACACTGTCCTTCCCTCAAAGGAACCTCCTGTGGTGGCTGCTGTGCTTTTAGTCTCACGCATTCATCAAGCATTAAATATAAAAGATTAGGGCAATACCTGGATCTAAGAAGCAAAGACAGTAAGAAAGTAACAGGCATAAGTGCACTTTGCAGGGCCTTGCACAGTGGCCACAGAACACTCCAGGAGGAACcaatttttaatattcataTTTGGAACTAAGGGGCGGATTTGAAAGAGtccaagaaaagcagaaaagttcTTGTGTAAGCATGTGTAAAGGTACACCTGCAGGTGAGCAGAGTGGCATGGATGTGGTCATGGAGGTGGGCTGGGACTTCTTGACATCATCCAATCCAACCCTTGCTCTGGCAGGATcagctggcacaggttgcccaggacgGTGACCAATTCTGAgtacctccaaggatggagtGGACACTTCATGACctgtttttcttgtgttcagATGGACTTCCCCTGGTTCAGCTTGTGCTGTGCTGTCATTAAGCACCACCAAGAGCCCCCAAGGCtcctctctcagcctttcctcataccAGAGATGTTCCTGTCCCTCATCTTCATGAACTTGACTGGACTCCTTCCAGTCCCTGCCACATCTCTTTCCCACTGAGGAGGCCAAAATTGGACCTAGCACTTCAGGGGTGGCCTCACCAATGCTGAGAAGAGGGGAGGAAGCGCCTTCCTCAGCCTTCTGGAAACACTCCCCCCAGTGCAACCCTGGATACTATTCACCTTCTTTCCCACCAGGATACCTTCCTGGCTCATGTTTAACCTGGTGCCCACCAgaacccccaggtccttttctgccgTGCTTGTTTCTATCCGGGCAGCCCCAGCATGTCCCGGTGCATGGGGCTGTTCCTCCTCAGGTGCGGGACTTTGCCCTTCCCCTTGCTGAGCTTCTGAGGTTCCcatcagcccatttctccagcttgtTGAGGTTCCTGTGGACAGCAGCACCATGACACAGCTGGGTCATCCACTTCTCCCAGTTTGGTGTCACCACTGAACTTGGTACAGAGAGAGTCCCCTGTGCCTCATCATCCAGATCATTAATGAAGAGGTCGAATAGGACTAGCTGTTGACTCACAGGGTCCATCCAGCCCTTCCTGAGCCCTTCCCCTactccagcagcatcccagaggGCTCAGGTCTTTCCTGGAAAACCATGGTGGAGATGAAAATGAGAGTGGGTTCATTCTACTTTGTCcaaagcacagacacagcttGGAGAAGAGCCAGGACAGCAAAATGTGGTGCTAAAGCCCCAGAGTGTGGTGGGCGTTAGGTTTTCAAGTCATGGTGTGGCCACTGGACCAGGCTGCCACCCAGGCACTCATGCCAGCCTCCCTCACAGCAGCAGGTTAGGTGAGGTCAGTAATTAAAAGCCTGAGCCTGGCGTGTGCTGGGGTCCCTTGTCCGCCCTCTTGGTGAACAGAACAAGGGCTCtgtctttcctttccctcccactGAAGAAACTCACAgaagattaatttttattcaaaacaaCAAAGTTCATGTTCAATTTAATTGTGAAATACAAGTCCAAACCAGCATAAATAACTCCACTTCTGTCATCCCAACAGGCACAGCTCAGTTGGAATAGAGGGCACCTTAGCAGAAAATCCCAACAGATGTAAAATAAACGTGGCCCCCAGTGAAAGAGGGGTGATCCACCACCACCCACTGTCCCACACCCCCAATCCCTGCCGAGACACTTTCGGGCCACCCGCCGGGTCACCGAGCAGCACCACATCCTCATGGGACAGCTTTGGCTCCTGTTTCCCATCACTGTGGCTTTTGTCTCCCAGGTGTCATTTCTGTTTGGAGAAGTAAAGCGAAACCTCATCTCTTCACACATGCAAAAGGAAATTCAGAGGCACCAAAGAAAAGCGAAAGCTGCGGGGCGAAGCCGGGCCGTGAGCGCAGCCCCCAGCACTCATGGcggctgggatggagggatgaggATCTCTCCTGGGGGCCTTGCTCAGGTATTTGTGCCACCCCCAGCCATAGCCGAGCCCCCAGGTGCCTGGGATGGGGTCCTGCCATCGCGGGCTTTGGCGCACGCCTTGCACAGCGATGTCACGCTCCACCATAGCCCAGCCAGCAAAGCATGGCTGCGTTCGCCACAGCTCCTCCAAACCGTGCCAGTGCCAGCTCCCGCCCTGGCAGCGGAGAGTTCCCCAAAGCCAGCAGAGGCTGGGGACATCCCACTGTGCCCAGCAGAGTCTGCAGGGCACTGGGGACCCACAGTCGTTCCAGTCCCAGCTGCCAATGGTGCTGTGCCCCGAGAGCAGCTCAGATGGCGATGATGGAGCACCTTCCTCAGGTTCACCCAGCCTGAAGGCTGGAGCCACTCGAGCTTGCTTGGAGCAAGAAATTCCAGGTGTGTGGGAATTCCAGGTGTGTGGGATTTCCAGGTGCGAGAACAAAAGTGAAACCTGACTGTGGATGGGGCTGGCATCAGCACTGGGTGAGGCAATCGCTCTGTGGTGACTCACTGGCTCCTTCGTGTCACAAGCGTGGGAAAGCCTTTCGCCACAAGCCAAGCCACTGGAGTGAGTAAGGATGAGCCCAGATGGCTCCTGACCCCAGTGGGCCCGTCTGGGAGGAAGTGACTCCTGCTAAACTGACTACTCTGGgtaaagaagacagaaagaacagaaagtgTGCCCCAAAACAgccagctttaaaaataaaacctccagGTGACATGTGGGAGTCCTGCCCATGGCCCAatggtgctgggacaggggacATCAGGTGGGCTCTGCTCATCAGTCATCACTGGacctgtccctgccagcccaggatGCCAGTGCCACCAAGGTCGCCCAGCCCCACTCCATCCCCCAGAACCCTTCAGCACCGCCCAGCATGcgtgagct from Corvus hawaiiensis isolate bCorHaw1 chromosome 7, bCorHaw1.pri.cur, whole genome shotgun sequence encodes the following:
- the LOC125328620 gene encoding interferon lambda-3-like translates to MLCLSLTPLLVLVLGVSLGAAFPHDTLRKGCRLSKYQNIAPEEQKAVDKMRKEFVNNHKCNTRLFHRKWNAVDLPMSDRVVLVAAELNLTTAMLELPAVPSFAEVRRRPLDFFTQAREDVRGCVDPSHQPSGRLRHWLHKLQAAMRADSTESTESTACLRATTILHALQVLDNLRCAALQDKC